Proteins encoded within one genomic window of Aquarana catesbeiana isolate 2022-GZ linkage group LG03, ASM4218655v1, whole genome shotgun sequence:
- the LOC141134183 gene encoding olfactory receptor 11A1-like: MNGTHISEITILGFGKLQDLKYFLFLLFLFIYLLTITGNAVIILLVSTNYRLQSPMYILLGNLSFSDVLLTTNIAPSMLNVTILGVSTVSLKSCIVQYLVYGGSACMECLLLTVMSYDRYLAICNPLHYTTIMDLKLCLYLVLCSWFLGFTATLIPVLIMQTLWFCGPNVIDHFFCDFVPLLELSCSDVSVAKYVVFALSSLATVLPFGFITFTYVCIFMTILRITSVTGRQKTFSTCSSHLAVVCIYYGALFAMYAVPSGQQSVAMKKVVSLMYTVVTPLLNPIIYSLRNQEIKLAIQKYLSVCRTSYRNLSKVKAEFQSYPN, encoded by the coding sequence ATGAATGGGACACACATTTCAGAAATAACAATTCTTGGGTTTGGAAAACTTCAAGATTTAAagtattttcttttcttattattcttattcatCTACCTGTTGACCATAACTGGAAATGCTGTCATTATTTTATTGGTGTCAACTAATTATCGCCTTCAATCACCAATGTACATTTTGCTGGGTAACTTGTCCTTCTCTGATGTCCTGCTAACCACAAACATTGCCCCTAGCATGCTCAATGTAACAATATTAGGGGTTAGCACTGTATCCCTTAAAAGCTGTATTGTGCAGTATTTAGTGTATGGAGGTTCAGCATGCATGGAGTGTCTTCTGCTCACTGTTATGTCCTATGACCGCTACCTGGCCATATGTAATCCCTTGCACTACACCACAATTATGGACCTTAAACTTTGTTTATATCTGGTTTTATGTTCCTGGTTTTTGGGATTTACTGCAACACTCATCCCAGTATTGATCATGCAAACCTTGTGGTTCTGTGGTCCCAATGTGATTGACCATTTCTTCTGTGATTTTGTCCCGCTCTTGGAACTATCTTGCTCAGATGTATCTGTAGCAAAGTACGTGGTGTTTGCCCTATCCAGTCTAGCAACAGTTCTACCATTCGGTTTCATCACCTTCACGTATGTCTGCATTTTTATGACCATCTTGAGGATCACTTCAGTCACCGGAAGACAGAAAACCTTCTCCACTTGTAGTTCCCACCTTGCCGTTGTATGTATCTATTATGGCGCACTGTTTGCCATGTATGCGGTGCCCTCAGGACAGCAATCTGTGGCCATGAAAAAGGTGGTTTCACTGATGTACACTGTGGTCACCCCATTACTGAACCCTATAATCTACAGCTTGAGGAACCAAGAGATCAAGTTGGCCATTCAGAAATACCTATCTGTGTGCAGGACAAGCTATAGAAATTTAAGTAAGGTTAAGGCAGAGTTCCAGTCATACCCTAACTAA